The Nocardioides houyundeii genome includes the window GCCCGCCTGTGCCGCGGCCGTCAGGTCCCGGCGCAGGTGGTCGACGTACGGCGTGATGTCCATGCGCACCACTATGACGTCATAGTGACGTCATAGTCAATAGAAATGGCGTCGTCGTGATGTCAGTGCGTGCGCCCTGGCCGACATCCCGTCCAAGACGCAGAACAGCCGCAACTGCGCAGGTGCGCGGTTGCGGCTGTTCGGTGAAGCGGGGATCAGAGGTCGAAGAGCGAACCCGATCCGTGGATGTCGACATCGGTCTTCGGCTGGTGCGCCTCTCCGTTGGATGCGGGGGGCGTGCTCGCGGCGGGAGCTGCGGGCTCCTCCTCGGCGGGCTCCTCGGCAGGAGACTCGGTGGTCTCCTCCGTCGGTGCTGCCTCGGACCCTGCCTCAGCGGAAGCCTCGTCGGCTTCCACTGCGTCCGAGTCCACTGCGTCCGAGTCCACTGCATCCGAGTCCACGGCGTCCGAGTCCGCAGCGGCCTGGGTCGCAGCAGCGCTCAACGCAGCCCCGTCGGGCGCGGCCGGGGCCACGCGGTCCTCGGCGGGGGACTCGGTCGAGGTTGATGCCTCGGCGACCGGCTCGGTTGCCGCCTCGGCAGGCGCCTCGGCAGGCGCCTCGGTGGCTGCCGAAGCAGTTGCCGGGGCAGTTGCCGGGGCAGTTGCCGGGGCAGGCTCCGGAGCGACGATGTCGAACAGCGAGCCGCCGTCCGGGATCGACTGGGCAGGTGCCGCAGCCGGGGCAGCAGCAGCCGGCGGGGCCGGCGTCTCTGCCTGCGGCTCAGCTGCCTGCGGCTCGGACGCCGTCTCCGCCGCGGCAGACTCGGGCGCGACCTCGACCTCGACCTCAGGCTCGGTCTCCGGCTCTGTCTCGGCGGCCTCCGGGGCAGCCTCGACCTTCGGCTCGGCGACGGGTGCGGGCTCCGGGGCGGCGATGTCGAACAGCGAGCCGCTGCCGATCTCGCTGGCCGGCGCGGCCGGGGCGGACTCAGCCGGAGCGGAGTCAGTTGGAGCGGAGTCAGCCGCAGCCGGCTCTGCCTTGGCCGTCTCCTCCGGCTCCGGTTCGGCCGCCGGAGCAGCCGGCTCGGCGGGAGCGCTCAGGTCGAACAGCGATCCACCCGAGCCCAGGTCCGCAGCAGGCTCCGCCTTGGGGGCCTCCGCCTTGACCTCTGCCTTGACCTCTGCCTTGGGGGCCTCGGCCTTCGCCTCGGGGGCGGGGGTGTCGAAGAGCGACCCGCCGGTCTCCTGCTTGGCCGCGGGAGCCGGGGCCTCGGGGGCCGGGGTGTCGAAGAGCGACCCACCGGTCTCCTGCTTGGCGGGAGCGGCTGCCTCGGGAGCGGGGGTGTCGAAGAGCGACCCGCCGGTCTCCTGCTTGGCCGCGGGAGCCGGAGCCTCGGCAGCGGGAGTGTCGAAGAGCGACGACCCGCCGCTGGCCTTGGCGTTCGGACCCACGTCGGCGGTCTCGGTGACGGTGTCCTCGGTCTGGGTGACGTCCCCGACCTCGGGCTCGTCCTTGACCTCCTCGTCGCCGGCGGCGACCGTGGCCGCGGTGGCGCCGGCGGCGGCTGCCTTCTTGGCGGATCCGGGGGCCGCCTTGGTGGCAGACTCGCCCTTGACCGAGGCGAGCAGCATCTGCGCGACGTCGAGGACCTCGACCTCCTCGCGGGCGTTGCCCTTGGCCTGCTCGGAGGTGAGCCCGTCGGCCAGCATCACCCGGCAGAAGGGGCAGCCCACGGCGATCTGGTCGGCGCCGGTGCCCACGGCCTCCTGGGTGCGGTTGACGTTGATCCGCTCCCCGATGTTCTCCTCCATCCACATGCGGGCACCGCCGGCGCCACAGCAGAAGGACCGCTCGGAGTTGCGCTCCATCTCGACGACCTCGGCGCCGGGCAGGATCTGCAGCAGCTCGCGCGGGGGCGTGTAGACCTCGTTGTGCCGACCCAGGTAGCAGGGGTCGTGGTAGGTGATCGAGCGCTTCGCGGCGCCGGCCCCCTCCTTCACCGGGGTCAGCTTGCCCTCGCGGACGAGCCGGTTGAGCAGCTGCGTGTGGTGCACGACCTCGAGCTCGATGCCGAAGTCCTTGTACTCGTTCTTGAGGGTGTTGAAGCAGTGGGCGCAGGTCGAGACGACCTTCTTGACCTTGTACTCCTTGAAGGTCTCCACGTTCTGCATGGCCAGGCCCTGGAAGACGAACTCGTTGCCGGCGCGGCGGGCCGGGTCACCGGAGCAGGTCTCGCCGTTGCCGAGCACGCCGAAGCTGATGCCGGCGATGTCGAGCAGCTCGGCGACCGCGCGGGTGGTCTTCTTGGCGCGGTCCTCGTAGGCGCCGGCGCAGCCGACCCAGAACAGCCAGTCCACCTCGTCGAGCGACTCGATGGTCTCGCCGACGACGGGCACCTCGAAGGGCAGGTCCTTGGCCCAGTCCATGCGCGCGTTCGGCGACATGTTCCAGGGGTTGCCCTTGTTCTCCAGGCCCTTGAAGAGCTGGTTGAGCTCGGCGGGGAAGTTGGCCTCCACCAGCACCTGGTAGCGGCGCATGTCCATGATGTGGTCGACGTGCTCGATGTCGACGGGGCACTGCTGGACGCAGGCGCCGCACGAGGTGCAGTTCCACAGCACCTCCGGGTCGATGACCGCGGAGCCGTCCTCGGGCATGTAGAACCAGCCCTCGCCGGTGTCGCCGACCATCGGGCGGTTGACCTCGCGGGCGAGGTCCTCGTCGTTCTCCAGCAGGGCGGTGGCGGCCTCGCTGCCCTCGCCTCCGGCCTGGACGTACGGCGCCTTCGCGTAGGCGTGGTCGCGCATCGCGGTGATGAAGAGCTTGGGGGAGAGGGGCTTCTCGGTGTTCCACGCGGGGCACTGCGACTGGCAGCGGCCGCACTCGGTGCAGGTGGTGAAGTCGAGGATGCCCTTCCAGGAGAAGTCCTCGATCTTGCCCACGCCGAGCACCGAGTCCTCGTCGAGGTCGTCGATGTCGTCGAGGGTGATGGCCTTGCCCTCGGAGGTGAGCGGCTTCATCGCGCCCAGCGCCGTACGGCCGGAGGCCTCACGCTTGAAGAAGATGTTGAAGAACGCGGTGAAGCGGTGCCAGGCGACACCCATCGTGAGGTTCAGCGAGATCGTGATCATCCAGGTGAAGGAGATGACGATCTTGAGCATCGCGACGAGGTAGATGAGGTTCTCGACGGTGCCCACGGACAGGCCGCTGAACAGCTCGCCCAGCCAGAACGTGAAGGGGAAGTGCAGGGCGCTGGCGTTGTCGGCGTACTTGTGGCCGTCCAGGTCCAGCAGCGCGTACTCGAGGCCGCGCAGCACCAGGATGCACAGGCCGACACCCAGGATGACGCTCTCGACGAAGTAGGCCTGCCACATGGTGGAGCCGAAGAAGCGGCCCTTGGCGCCGCGGGTGCGCTCCTTGGGGCGGGTGGCGCGGTAGATGATGAAGGCCACGATCGCCACCACCATGACCACGGTGAACAGCTCCGAGATCCACTCCCAGAGGAAGAAGTGGCCGATGAGCGGCAGCGCGAAGTGGGGGTCGAAGAGCTGGCCGAACGCGGTGAGCAGGGTGAAGAAGAGCAGCCCGAAGCCGACGAAGACGAACCAGTGGCCCGCACCCATCCAGGTCCACTGGAGCATGCGCGTGTGCCCCAGCGTCTCCTTGGCCAGGGTCAGACCGCGACCCACCGGGTTGTCGGTCCGTCCGAGCGTCGGCTGGCCCATCCGGACGACCGCGAGGATGCCGCGGATGGCCCGGACGAACAAGGCGATGCCCACCGCCGCGATGGCGAGGGAGACGATGATCGCGATGGTCTGCATGAGACTTTGCTCCTCGTGGCTGTGAAGGACGTCGCCGTGCTGTACGACGTGACGTCAGGGGGGAGCCTATGCGAGGGGTATGACGTCATCTGCTCCATCCCGTACGTAGCAGCGTACCCGGCGGTAACTTGCAGGGCGGCGGGCCAGCCGTCCACGTACTGAGAAGCAGGTTAGGCATGCCTAATTAGTGACTGCTACCGTCGCTGCGTGGCCAAGACCAAGGACCAGGCCCGCAAGCTCCCCAAGCGGGAGTGCTGCGAGTCCAAGACGAAGTGCGGCAGGTGCCCCCTGCGGATGCTGAAGGAAGGCACCCTGCCCGAGGGGTATACGGTCAAGAAGCGCAAGCTCGTCCGGGTCGACGGCAAGAAGGTCACCAAGAAGCGGCTCTCCGAGGTCGCCTGAGTCGCGGCTGCGTCCCCTGCCAGCCGACGTACCAGGAGCCCTTCGATGCCCGCCGCACGCTTCGCCGATCAGCTCAACGTCCAGATCGGGAACGAGCTCGCCGCGCACAACCAGTACCTGGCGTGCGCCGTCTACTACGACGCCCAGACGATGCCGCGGATGGCCGCCTTCTTCTACGCCCAGGCGCTCGAGGAGCGCGAGCACGCGCTGATGATGGTGCAGTACCTGCTCGACACCGACGCCGAGGTGACGGTCCCCGGTGTCGGGGCCCCGGTCTCGGCGTTCGACGACGTGATCGCGCCGGTCGCGCTGGCCCTGGCCCAGGAGAAGCGCGTCACCGAGCAGATCAACGGCCTGCTGCGGATCGCCCGCGAGGAGTTCGACTTCGCCTCCGAGCAGTTCATGCAGTGGTTCATCAAGGAGCAGGTCGAGGAGGTCGCCACCATGACCGACCTGCTGGCCGTGGTCAGCCGCAACGTCGACGACATCGAGGACATCGAGGAGTACGTCGCGCGCGAGCAGGCCGCGGGCGGCGCCGACCCGACCGCGCCCCGGGTCGCCGGCGCCTGACTCAGCCCGTGCGGTCGATCCGCACGAAGACGTCGTCGAGGCGGCCGTGGAACTGGTCGTTGTCGATGCTGGTCACGTCCTTGCCCCCGAGCCGCACCGGCGCCGCGCTGCTCAGGTTGCCCGTCGGGGCGGCGCTGCTGGCGACCACGCTCCCGTCGACCACCAGCACCATCCCTGACGGCGTACGGCGGCAGGTCAGCCGGTGCCACGCGCGATCGGCGATGCTCGCGGTGGAGCCGAGGAGCACCCGGCCGGACGACCCGGAGACCACGCAGCTGGGCACTCCCTGGTCGACCTGCAGCTTGTACTGGCCGCCGGGCTCGTCGTGGTAGCCCTTCTGCATCACGTTCATGGAGTGCAGCGCCTGCCGGGGCCCGATCCGCACGGAGGCGCCGAAGGCGAAGGTGTCGCTGCGCGGGTCCAGCGAGCTGCGGTCGCCCACCTCCAGGACGGCCCGGCCGCAGCCCACGCACGGGAACTCCACACCCCGGCCCCGGGCCCCCGGTCGGCGCCGGAGCTGCCCCACGCCGTCGGTGACCACCTGGGCGCTCGCCCGGGCCGGGCTCCCGGTCACCGAGGTGCCCGGGGTCAGCGTCCGGACCCGGTCGAAGTCCAGACGCAGCCGGGTCTGGCCGGCGGGCGCCGCCCCGGCGGGCAGGGCGGTGAGCGCCAGCAACGCCGCCGTGACGACCTGGACGCCCACCCGTGACCTCATGGCGCACACCCTAGGGTCCGTGGGCCCTAGGGTCGTCGGCATGGCGATCATCCACGAGGCGAACCTGACCCCGGCCAAGCCCGAGCTGCTCGAGACCTGGCTGGACCGGCAGCCGTGGGGCGGCTCCGGACCGGTGGACCTGGTGGGCGGCTACCGCTTCGACGACCCGGCCGGAGAGGTCGGCGTCGAGGGGCTCGTCGTACGCCGGGGCGAGCGCACGCTGCACGTCCCGCTCACCTACCGCGGGGCGCCCCTGGCCGGCGCCGAGGAGCACCTGGTCTGCACCATGCAGCACTCCGCCCTGGGGCAGCGCTGGGTCTACGAGGCCGGCCACGACCCGGTGGGCGTGGACTGCTTCGTGCGGGCGCTGCGCGGCGAGCAGCAGCAGGCCGTCGTCGAGGTGTGGCACGGGGAGACCTTCGCCGGGACCCGTGAGCCGGCCGTGCGGGTGGTGCGCGAGGGTCCGGTGCCGGTCGAGGGCGGCAGCCTCGTGCTGGTCGGCGACCTGGACCCGGCAGCCCAGGGGGAGGCCCCTCAGGGCGAGGTGCGCCTGGTGGCCTCCTGGGACGGCGGCACCGCGGTGGTGGCCGCCCTGGCGGTGCCGACGCCCTGAAGGCCGGTCAGCGCGGTCCGGTCAGGCGGCCGGGCGGGAGGCCTGCATGATGCGCGCCCCGGGCTCGGTGGCCAGCGTGATCTTGGTGACCAGCTCGATGTTGCTGGTGTAGAACTCGATGGTGTCGCGGCCGCCGGGGCGGACGGTGGTCCGGATGGGCTCCGTGATCTGGACGCCGGAGCCGGCGCGCAGCGCGGCGGTCACGAAGACCCCGCGGCCGCTGGGAGTGTGGATGATGACGTCGTGCACCGAGTTCATGGGCGAACGGTGTCACGAGGCCCCATCGGCCCTGGTCGCCGGGGCCGTACCTGCGGGTAGCTCCAGGGCTGTCGGGAGCAGGTCCTAGAGTGCGGAGTGTGATCACGCGATGAGCAAGATGGACAACCTGCGCGCCATGCGCGAAGCCCGGTACGCCGAGAGCCAGGCGCGCACCAAGCAGGCCGGTACGACGCCGCGCGCGACCAAGTCGGCGGCGGCGGCTGAGAAGCCTGCTGCGCGCAAGGCGGCGGCGCCGCAGGCCGCCCCCGCAGCCGAGGCGCCGGGGCCCGCCGAAGAGCTGTGCGGTCACCGCAACATGAGCGGCCGCAGCTGCACCCGGGAGAAGGGCCACGCCGCCAAGAGCCACCGGTACTCCTAGAAGCACCACAGGGATGCCGGAGCGATCCGGCATCCCTGCGGTGACTGACTGGCTGACTAGGCTCAGGCGTACTGGATGAGCTTGGTCTCGAGGAACGCGCTCAGACCCTCGACGTTGCCCTCCCGGCCGAGGCCGGACTGCTTGTAGCCGCCGAAGGGCTGCACCACGCACATGCCCCAGGTGTTGATCGAGATCTGACCGGTGCGCACCTGCCGGGCGATCCGCTCGGCGAGCTCGACGTCCGAGGCGTACACGGCGCCCGAGAGGCCGTAGTCGGAGTCGTTGGCGATCTGGATCGCCTCCTCGACGGTGTCGAAGGGGATCACGCAGACCACGGGTCCGAAGATCTCCTCCTGGGCGATGCGCATGTCGTTGCGCACGTCGGCGAAGATCGTCGGCTTGACGTACCAGCCCGC containing:
- a CDS encoding (Fe-S)-binding protein — translated: MQTIAIIVSLAIAAVGIALFVRAIRGILAVVRMGQPTLGRTDNPVGRGLTLAKETLGHTRMLQWTWMGAGHWFVFVGFGLLFFTLLTAFGQLFDPHFALPLIGHFFLWEWISELFTVVMVVAIVAFIIYRATRPKERTRGAKGRFFGSTMWQAYFVESVILGVGLCILVLRGLEYALLDLDGHKYADNASALHFPFTFWLGELFSGLSVGTVENLIYLVAMLKIVISFTWMITISLNLTMGVAWHRFTAFFNIFFKREASGRTALGAMKPLTSEGKAITLDDIDDLDEDSVLGVGKIEDFSWKGILDFTTCTECGRCQSQCPAWNTEKPLSPKLFITAMRDHAYAKAPYVQAGGEGSEAATALLENDEDLAREVNRPMVGDTGEGWFYMPEDGSAVIDPEVLWNCTSCGACVQQCPVDIEHVDHIMDMRRYQVLVEANFPAELNQLFKGLENKGNPWNMSPNARMDWAKDLPFEVPVVGETIESLDEVDWLFWVGCAGAYEDRAKKTTRAVAELLDIAGISFGVLGNGETCSGDPARRAGNEFVFQGLAMQNVETFKEYKVKKVVSTCAHCFNTLKNEYKDFGIELEVVHHTQLLNRLVREGKLTPVKEGAGAAKRSITYHDPCYLGRHNEVYTPPRELLQILPGAEVVEMERNSERSFCCGAGGARMWMEENIGERINVNRTQEAVGTGADQIAVGCPFCRVMLADGLTSEQAKGNAREEVEVLDVAQMLLASVKGESATKAAPGSAKKAAAAGATAATVAAGDEEVKDEPEVGDVTQTEDTVTETADVGPNAKASGGSSLFDTPAAEAPAPAAKQETGGSLFDTPAPEAAAPAKQETGGSLFDTPAPEAPAPAAKQETGGSLFDTPAPEAKAEAPKAEVKAEVKAEAPKAEPAADLGSGGSLFDLSAPAEPAAPAAEPEPEETAKAEPAAADSAPTDSAPAESAPAAPASEIGSGSLFDIAAPEPAPVAEPKVEAAPEAAETEPETEPEVEVEVAPESAAAETASEPQAAEPQAETPAPPAAAAPAAAPAQSIPDGGSLFDIVAPEPAPATAPATAPATASAATEAPAEAPAEAATEPVAEASTSTESPAEDRVAPAAPDGAALSAAATQAAADSDAVDSDAVDSDAVDSDAVEADEASAEAGSEAAPTEETTESPAEEPAEEEPAAPAASTPPASNGEAHQPKTDVDIHGSGSLFDL
- a CDS encoding ferritin, giving the protein MPAARFADQLNVQIGNELAAHNQYLACAVYYDAQTMPRMAAFFYAQALEEREHALMMVQYLLDTDAEVTVPGVGAPVSAFDDVIAPVALALAQEKRVTEQINGLLRIAREEFDFASEQFMQWFIKEQVEEVATMTDLLAVVSRNVDDIEDIEEYVAREQAAGGADPTAPRVAGA
- a CDS encoding LamG-like jellyroll fold domain-containing protein, producing MRSRVGVQVVTAALLALTALPAGAAPAGQTRLRLDFDRVRTLTPGTSVTGSPARASAQVVTDGVGQLRRRPGARGRGVEFPCVGCGRAVLEVGDRSSLDPRSDTFAFGASVRIGPRQALHSMNVMQKGYHDEPGGQYKLQVDQGVPSCVVSGSSGRVLLGSTASIADRAWHRLTCRRTPSGMVLVVDGSVVASSAAPTGNLSSAAPVRLGGKDVTSIDNDQFHGRLDDVFVRIDRTG
- a CDS encoding CG0192-related protein, whose product is MAIIHEANLTPAKPELLETWLDRQPWGGSGPVDLVGGYRFDDPAGEVGVEGLVVRRGERTLHVPLTYRGAPLAGAEEHLVCTMQHSALGQRWVYEAGHDPVGVDCFVRALRGEQQQAVVEVWHGETFAGTREPAVRVVREGPVPVEGGSLVLVGDLDPAAQGEAPQGEVRLVASWDGGTAVVAALAVPTP